One region of Nitrosopumilaceae archaeon genomic DNA includes:
- a CDS encoding PEFG-CTERM sorting domain-containing protein, with protein MKKSICLVYIILTIVTISTVITLNPAHAVISHPLTVNVTPLSGQAPLTVNLSVNLGGFSSKAIEWNFGDATPHDILNKTTLSHTYQRSGNLTGSVDVTYKDGTSSFQVFYVNIGTAAATGVPQSSTNNQTNAHQILENTQSGTALGATLPMVVTTDQQSYNQGDTVIIKGTIRDIQNQTAIAVIVRDSLKNLVSIGQPPLSSTGTFTITLKANGPLWKQAGNYTVIAQYGKYQNATITFRYSGGNGQIITNTPMISDTFQINSGGQTYSVPYIIKGGTVKSMDVYADKLMLEVTIAATSDGSLTVDLPRTLMDAKVQANLTADQKMTGVQINPNTQPDDKFIVMVSGAPVQFTETKDSITRDLSIPFHAADTKIDIIGTQIVPEFGPIAMLVLAIAIISIIAVSAKTGLRFMPKY; from the coding sequence ATGAAGAAGTCGATATGTTTAGTTTACATTATTTTAACTATAGTTACCATATCTACCGTTATCACATTAAATCCAGCTCATGCCGTAATTTCGCATCCATTAACTGTTAATGTCACTCCGCTTAGTGGTCAAGCACCATTAACAGTTAATCTGAGCGTCAATCTTGGCGGATTTAGTTCTAAAGCGATAGAGTGGAATTTCGGAGATGCAACTCCTCATGATATATTAAATAAGACAACACTTAGTCATACATATCAAAGAAGTGGAAACTTAACTGGTAGTGTGGATGTCACTTACAAAGACGGGACCTCTAGCTTTCAAGTATTTTATGTAAATATAGGAACTGCAGCTGCTACAGGAGTTCCACAATCATCTACTAACAATCAAACAAATGCACATCAAATACTTGAAAATACTCAATCAGGCACAGCTCTTGGTGCAACTCTACCAATGGTAGTTACCACAGATCAACAATCATACAATCAAGGAGATACTGTAATCATAAAAGGAACCATAAGAGACATACAAAATCAAACAGCGATTGCCGTCATAGTGAGAGATTCACTAAAAAATTTAGTTTCAATTGGTCAACCGCCTCTATCTTCCACCGGAACTTTCACTATCACACTTAAAGCAAATGGACCATTATGGAAACAAGCCGGAAACTATACCGTTATAGCTCAGTATGGCAAATATCAAAATGCTACAATCACATTTCGATACAGTGGAGGTAATGGGCAAATTATTACAAATACGCCTATGATAAGTGATACCTTCCAGATTAACTCTGGAGGTCAAACATATAGTGTTCCATATATCATCAAGGGAGGAACTGTAAAAAGCATGGATGTTTATGCTGACAAGCTAATGCTCGAAGTAACAATAGCTGCTACATCTGACGGTTCTCTAACTGTAGATCTACCACGAACTTTAATGGATGCCAAAGTACAGGCTAATCTAACTGCTGATCAAAAAATGACTGGTGTGCAAATAAATCCAAATACACAACCAGATGACAAATTCATAGTCATGGTAAGTGGAGCACCAGTGCAGTTTACAGAAACAAAAGATAGTATCACAAGAGATCTTAGCATTCCATTCCATGCAGCTGATACTAAAATAGATATCATTGGCACACAAATAGTTCCAGAGTTTGGCCCAATAGCAATGCTAGTACTTGCAATTGCAATTATATCCATAATTGCTGTATCTGCAAAGACTGGGTTAAGATTCATGCCAAAATACTAG
- a CDS encoding malate dehydrogenase, with product MITIVGSGKVGGAAALFTALRKLSDEILLLDVVQGLPQGEAMDLNHMLSEKGIDVNIRGSNDYSEMKGSEIVVVVAGSGRKPGMTRMDLLKINASIVKGVVENIKKYAKDSMIIPVTNPLDPMAYLTYKVSGFQKNRVFGMGGMLDLSRFVQFIHQATGFSRDSIRALVIGEHGENMLPLARYSTVSGIPLTSILSKPKLDEIVQDTKQVAAKVIELKGATVHAPGNAISAIIEAVVRDTKQVIPVATCLDGEYSYSDVTIGVPAVIGKNGVEKIIELDLDSNEKELFKKGIESVKTAISGLEF from the coding sequence ATGATTACTATTGTAGGTTCTGGTAAAGTAGGTGGTGCAGCTGCACTTTTTACTGCGTTACGAAAACTTTCTGATGAAATTCTTCTTTTGGATGTTGTGCAAGGCCTTCCACAAGGAGAAGCCATGGATCTTAATCACATGTTATCAGAAAAGGGAATTGATGTGAATATACGTGGTTCAAACGATTATTCTGAAATGAAAGGCTCTGAGATTGTTGTTGTGGTAGCAGGTTCTGGGCGAAAACCAGGGATGACAAGAATGGATCTTTTAAAAATTAATGCATCTATTGTTAAAGGCGTTGTAGAGAACATAAAAAAATATGCCAAGGATTCTATGATAATACCGGTTACAAATCCACTTGATCCAATGGCATACCTTACTTACAAAGTATCTGGGTTTCAAAAAAATAGAGTATTTGGAATGGGTGGAATGCTTGACTTATCCAGATTTGTACAGTTCATACATCAAGCAACTGGTTTTTCACGTGATTCTATACGCGCACTAGTCATAGGTGAACATGGTGAGAACATGTTACCTCTCGCAAGATATTCCACTGTATCAGGAATTCCTCTTACATCAATTTTATCAAAACCAAAACTCGATGAGATTGTACAAGATACAAAACAAGTAGCGGCCAAAGTCATAGAACTAAAGGGTGCTACTGTACATGCACCTGGAAATGCGATTTCAGCTATAATTGAAGCAGTAGTTAGAGATACAAAACAAGTAATTCCAGTTGCAACATGTCTTGATGGAGAATATAGTTATTCTGATGTTACTATTGGTGTGCCTGCAGTTATTGGTAAAAATGGTGTAGAAAAGATTATTGAACTAGATCTTGATTCTAATGAAAAAGAATTGTTCAAAAAAGGCATTGAAAGCGTCAAGACAGCTATTTCTGGTCTGGAATTCTGA
- a CDS encoding VIT1/CCC1 transporter family protein yields MGISEPRHVERHQKEISSIRDFVFGFGDGINTSLGIVAGVGGADVSSNIIILAAIVAMFTGAKAMAVQNYLAVKAQTQLLHSEIEREKWEMENVPEAERQEIEDVYKAKGFSGNELERIVNKITSDKKVWLDTMLTEELKLNLEIIGSPLKSAFRMFGSFLIGGILPIIPYFFAHGYVPLLVAIATSLSASFVIGAVKSRLANLSIIRGGLEMAGLGTGIALVGFGIGSELANIGILKL; encoded by the coding sequence ATGGGCATATCAGAACCAAGGCATGTAGAAAGACATCAGAAAGAAATCAGCTCAATTAGAGACTTTGTGTTTGGTTTTGGTGATGGAATCAACACCTCTCTTGGCATTGTTGCAGGAGTTGGCGGTGCAGATGTTTCTTCAAACATAATTATACTTGCTGCCATTGTAGCAATGTTTACAGGGGCAAAAGCCATGGCTGTACAAAATTATCTTGCAGTAAAAGCACAAACACAGCTATTACATTCAGAGATAGAACGAGAAAAATGGGAAATGGAAAATGTTCCAGAAGCTGAAAGACAAGAAATAGAAGATGTTTACAAGGCAAAAGGATTTTCTGGAAATGAACTTGAGAGAATTGTAAACAAGATAACTTCTGATAAAAAAGTTTGGCTTGATACTATGCTTACTGAAGAATTAAAATTAAACTTGGAAATTATTGGCAGTCCATTAAAAAGTGCGTTTCGCATGTTTGGATCTTTTCTGATTGGAGGAATATTGCCAATCATTCCATATTTCTTTGCACATGGATATGTACCATTGCTTGTTGCAATAGCAACCAGTCTATCAGCATCATTTGTAATAGGAGCGGTCAAATCTAGACTTGCCAATCTTAGTATTATCCGTGGTGGATTAGAAATGGCAGGACTTGGTACTGGTATTGCATTAGTAGGATTTGGAATAGGTTCAGAATTAGCAAATATCGGTATACTCAAACTCTAG
- a CDS encoding PEFG-CTERM sorting domain-containing protein encodes MSNKEYALIAILATIAVVGVVPAFAQWQMLPSGTSNPLPGESIPIPLTVSTDKAVYDHNSIIMVSGHVRNPYPGQQITLRVSDPSGSIVQVSQLTLDNNGDFGTKLTTASPLWTKSGVYTIFAQYGNQQGTSAKVQFTIPGGGAISCDSNQLAATLNDEVYCIPYSINGGTVLSGTLSVASKTLTVNIQANDDGQIILNIPRSVLDSKNGNNDQSFVVLVDGEEKDTATETTTSDTRTVTIPFTVGAGQIEIVGTQIVPEFGPIAMLVLAIAIISIIAVSAKTGLRFMPKY; translated from the coding sequence ATGAGTAATAAAGAATACGCGCTGATCGCTATTCTTGCCACAATAGCTGTTGTGGGAGTGGTTCCAGCTTTTGCACAATGGCAAATGCTTCCTTCGGGAACATCCAATCCATTGCCTGGTGAAAGTATACCTATTCCATTAACAGTGTCGACAGACAAGGCAGTATATGATCACAACTCCATCATCATGGTAAGTGGTCATGTAAGAAATCCTTACCCAGGTCAACAGATCACCTTACGAGTAAGTGATCCTTCTGGAAGTATTGTTCAAGTCAGTCAACTAACATTGGACAACAATGGCGATTTTGGAACGAAGTTGACCACTGCAAGTCCATTATGGACTAAAAGTGGAGTTTACACAATTTTTGCCCAATATGGAAACCAACAAGGGACATCAGCTAAAGTCCAGTTTACGATTCCTGGCGGCGGTGCAATAAGTTGTGATTCAAATCAACTTGCAGCCACACTAAATGATGAAGTATACTGCATACCCTACAGCATCAACGGTGGCACTGTGTTAAGTGGAACTCTTAGTGTCGCATCAAAAACCTTGACTGTGAACATTCAAGCTAACGATGATGGACAAATTATACTTAACATTCCAAGATCAGTACTTGATTCAAAAAACGGCAACAATGATCAAAGCTTTGTTGTGTTAGTAGATGGTGAAGAAAAAGACACTGCTACAGAAACAACTACCTCTGATACAAGAACAGTAACAATTCCATTTACTGTAGGAGCTGGACAAATAGAGATCGTTGGCACACAAATAGTTCCAGAGTTTGGCCCAATAGCAATGCTAGTACTTGCAATTGCAATTATATCCATAATTGCTGTATCTGCAAAGACTGGGTTAAGATTCATGCCAAAATACTAG
- a CDS encoding PEFG-CTERM sorting domain-containing protein, whose product MRYFVFPIFALFVLSVWCIPSFAQTAPNITVTTDKSSYTINDSIVISGVVKAVVPGTPITIQIFNANSNLVNVDQIDVSQDGTYSDTNIKAKGPLWVSSGTYTVKVQYGPTVTAQTTFIFASSITPVSNYFIVKDPSSQQTFSVNYTISGGMVKDMTIDPQSISLIVSLNSTSDGTVVLQIPRTLIDAKTSNGQDDSFIVLIDGAEVKPSGEETNNSFRTLTIQFLQGDQDIEIIGTQIVPEFGPIAMLVLAIAIISIIAVSAKTGLRFMPKY is encoded by the coding sequence ATGCGTTATTTTGTTTTTCCAATATTTGCACTCTTTGTCTTATCAGTTTGGTGCATCCCAAGTTTTGCACAAACAGCTCCTAATATTACAGTCACCACAGACAAATCATCTTATACTATTAATGATTCTATTGTGATTTCCGGAGTTGTAAAAGCTGTTGTGCCAGGAACCCCTATAACCATTCAGATTTTCAATGCCAATAGTAATTTGGTTAATGTAGATCAGATTGATGTTTCACAAGATGGTACTTATTCAGATACCAACATTAAAGCTAAAGGTCCATTATGGGTATCCAGTGGAACATATACAGTAAAGGTGCAATACGGTCCTACGGTTACAGCACAGACAACCTTTATTTTTGCTAGCTCCATAACTCCAGTAAGTAATTACTTCATAGTCAAAGATCCCAGTAGTCAACAAACATTTAGTGTAAATTATACCATCAGTGGCGGGATGGTAAAAGATATGACCATAGATCCTCAAAGCATTTCCCTAATCGTCTCTTTAAATTCCACTAGTGACGGAACTGTTGTACTACAAATTCCAAGAACATTGATTGATGCCAAAACTAGTAATGGACAAGATGATTCGTTTATTGTCTTAATTGATGGTGCAGAAGTAAAACCATCAGGTGAAGAAACAAACAATAGTTTTAGAACATTAACAATACAATTTCTGCAAGGAGATCAGGACATAGAGATCATTGGCACACAAATAGTTCCAGAGTTTGGCCCAATAGCAATGCTAGTACTTGCAATTGCAATTATATCCATAATTGCTGTATCTGCAAAGACTGGGTTAAGATTCATGCCAAAATACTAA
- a CDS encoding radical SAM protein, translating into MAGKRIVLTADRSLMTNYRGNFLYGFIACGPYEVLPEWVFDKVFCPSVETDPVTGEAKVAQVGLRRVESALLQGYKRDEVFVAQPENLEKCIGPDTKVVGINVMDPLGMAPVTTTMSPEKLSYVAMKFKRMCASIIQLKKKYNFHVVVGGNGAWELAKTDRMKIHGIDTVVVGEADELALDLFHDLEKGDAPELMHCFVKNIQNIPIIQGPTVNSLIEAMRGCGRGCDFCDVNKRSKKDLPLDRLQHEAKINLNYGFDSIWLHSDEMLLYGCDNRNFQPNYDAITELWRGLKSLGARFVGTTHMTFSAVCADPKLLHDMSEINGMSNEKWLATNLGIETVAPRMVKKHLGVKTKPFSTDEWGWVVREGAKILNQNHWFPAATLIIGWPDETPDETKYTIDLVEDFKQTRMRGLVAPLLYQDFNEKNSMHFGNLNEAQFTLFWKCWEHNLRVINDIIPIIIRNKSFGPPMKVLMYGMIKAGTWAIMRYLRGLSKELFNGRLPDEIMEHYARSRSVNAPAYTR; encoded by the coding sequence ATGGCTGGTAAGAGGATAGTCTTAACTGCAGACCGTAGCCTGATGACTAATTACAGAGGTAACTTCCTTTACGGTTTTATTGCATGTGGTCCTTATGAGGTACTTCCTGAATGGGTCTTTGATAAAGTATTTTGTCCAAGTGTAGAAACCGATCCCGTAACGGGTGAAGCAAAAGTAGCCCAAGTTGGTTTACGAAGAGTAGAATCTGCACTCTTACAAGGATACAAAAGAGATGAAGTCTTTGTGGCCCAACCTGAAAATCTTGAAAAATGTATAGGTCCTGACACAAAAGTTGTTGGAATAAATGTCATGGATCCTCTTGGCATGGCCCCTGTTACTACAACAATGTCACCAGAGAAACTTTCCTATGTTGCAATGAAATTCAAAAGAATGTGTGCTAGTATAATACAATTGAAGAAAAAATATAATTTTCATGTTGTTGTTGGTGGAAATGGTGCATGGGAACTTGCAAAAACTGATAGAATGAAAATTCACGGTATTGATACTGTGGTTGTAGGTGAAGCAGATGAGCTTGCACTTGATCTATTTCATGATTTAGAAAAAGGTGATGCTCCCGAATTAATGCATTGTTTTGTTAAAAACATTCAAAACATTCCAATTATTCAAGGTCCTACAGTAAACTCACTGATTGAAGCAATGCGTGGATGTGGACGAGGCTGTGACTTTTGTGATGTTAATAAGAGATCAAAAAAAGATTTACCTCTAGACCGATTACAGCATGAGGCAAAGATCAACCTAAATTATGGATTTGATTCGATCTGGTTACACTCTGATGAAATGCTGCTTTATGGTTGTGACAATCGAAACTTTCAACCAAATTATGATGCAATAACTGAACTGTGGAGGGGATTAAAATCTCTAGGTGCAAGGTTTGTTGGTACGACCCACATGACATTTTCTGCTGTTTGTGCTGATCCAAAATTGTTACACGATATGTCAGAAATTAATGGCATGAGTAATGAAAAGTGGCTTGCGACAAATCTGGGAATAGAAACAGTTGCACCAAGAATGGTCAAAAAACACCTCGGAGTAAAAACTAAACCCTTCTCTACTGATGAATGGGGTTGGGTTGTCCGAGAGGGTGCAAAGATATTAAATCAAAATCATTGGTTCCCTGCAGCTACTCTCATAATAGGATGGCCAGACGAAACCCCCGACGAAACAAAATACACTATAGACCTAGTAGAAGATTTCAAACAAACACGAATGCGCGGTCTTGTAGCACCTTTACTTTATCAAGACTTTAATGAGAAAAACTCTATGCACTTTGGTAACCTAAACGAAGCCCAGTTTACATTATTCTGGAAATGTTGGGAACATAACTTGCGAGTTATAAACGATATAATCCCAATAATCATTAGGAACAAATCGTTTGGACCTCCTATGAAAGTACTCATGTATGGTATGATAAAGGCTGGAACTTGGGCAATTATGCGATATTTGAGAGGCTTGAGTAAAGAACTATTCAATGGAAGACTACCAGATGAAATAATGGAACATTACGCAAGAAGTAGATCCGTTAATGCTCCTGCATATACTAGGTAG
- the larB gene encoding nickel pincer cofactor biosynthesis protein LarB — MNLIEILESLKIGKISVTKAKKLLSLHSVEKIEEIAKFDVGRKFRRGIPEVIFAEKKQLVDLKKILLAAISRSDPLLVSRINKNDFKKIISFSNKNKIKTNLGKNTTSVLFFKKMIKTSGGRVGILTAGTSDIGIAEEARLIAEAMGCMCTCSYDVGIAGLHRVFPIIKKMIRADVDAIVVVAGMEGALPSIVSSLVDIPVIGVPSSIGYGYGEKGVAALASMLQSCTLGLSVVNIDNGIGAGAIAANIANRSVRKKTRV; from the coding sequence TTGAATCTCATAGAAATTCTGGAATCGCTCAAGATAGGAAAGATCTCTGTAACTAAAGCAAAAAAACTACTTTCTTTACACTCTGTAGAAAAAATAGAAGAAATTGCTAAATTTGATGTTGGTAGGAAATTTAGGCGTGGTATTCCTGAGGTAATCTTTGCAGAAAAAAAACAACTAGTAGATCTAAAAAAAATATTACTTGCAGCTATTTCAAGATCTGATCCACTACTTGTATCAAGAATTAATAAAAATGATTTTAAAAAAATCATTTCTTTTTCAAATAAAAATAAGATCAAGACCAATCTTGGAAAAAATACTACATCGGTGTTGTTTTTTAAAAAAATGATAAAGACTTCTGGTGGCCGTGTTGGCATACTGACTGCTGGAACTTCAGATATTGGTATAGCTGAAGAAGCAAGATTGATAGCAGAAGCAATGGGCTGTATGTGTACATGTAGCTATGATGTGGGTATTGCTGGATTGCATAGGGTATTTCCTATAATAAAAAAAATGATACGAGCAGATGTAGATGCAATTGTGGTAGTTGCTGGAATGGAAGGTGCTTTACCATCTATAGTTTCGTCTCTTGTAGATATTCCTGTAATAGGAGTACCATCATCAATTGGATATGGTTATGGAGAAAAGGGAGTTGCAGCACTTGCTTCAATGCTGCAAAGTTGTACACTTGGACTTTCTGTAGTAAATATTGATAATGGTATAGGAGCAGGTGCTATTGCAGCTAACATTGCAAACAGAAGTGTTAGAAAAAAAACTAGAGTTTGA